A stretch of the Zeugodacus cucurbitae isolate PBARC_wt_2022May chromosome 6, idZeuCucr1.2, whole genome shotgun sequence genome encodes the following:
- the LOC128922804 gene encoding phenoloxidase 2-like, with the protein MGARSVDDLQSVSVYARDRVNPYLFNYAVSVALLHRPDTKGLDLPSIAHNFLDKFVDSQVFIPITILWDYTASDLEAEHRLWYYWEDLGISLHHLYWHLVYPFKSGDRAIVNEDRRGKLFYYMHQQVVARYHLQRFRNNLARVVRFNN; encoded by the coding sequence ATGGGAGCGCGCTCTGTTGATGATCTTCAAAGTGTATCTGTTTATGCCCGTGATCGTGTGAATCCGTATTTGTTCAATTATGCAGTGTCTGTGGCGCTTTTACATCGCCCAGATACCAAAGGACTAGATTTGCCATCCATTGCACACAATTTCCTCGATAAATTTGTTGACTCGCAAGTTTTTATACCAATTACAATTCTATGGGATTACACCGCTTCTGATTTAGAGGCCGAACATCGACTATGGTATTACTGGGAAGACCTTGGAATTAGTCTCCATCATTTGTATTGGCATTTAGTATACCCTTTCAAATCTGGTGATCGTGCTATTGTGAACGAGGATCGTCGGGGAAAGCTCTTCTACTACATGCATCAACAAGTGGTGGCCCGTTACCACTTACAGCGTTTCAGAAATAATCTCGCTCGGGTAGTACGTTTCAATAATTAG
- the LOC105219914 gene encoding uncharacterized protein LOC105219914, translating into MYICMCEYILSINTRMYNILRDGIETISYYSAIMNIRRITEPYYSHSRETPQHCFNHSSCDYALSDPVLIIITLTAVIGSFCLLSGLIILCAVSKTLHDQTSEAILLLGIGFFIYTIAFVTWRITSARRIAHVIEALNKGSTPLQV; encoded by the exons atgtacatatgcatgtgtgaatATATTCTTTCGATAAACACTCGCATGTACAATATTTTGAGAGATGGAATCGAGACGATCAGTTATTATAGTGCAATCATGAATATAAGACGTATAACGGAACCGTATTATTCTCACTCTCG tgaAACGCCACAACATTGCTTTAATCATTCCTCTTGCGATTATGCACTCAGCGATCcagttttaataattattactttAACAGCAGTAATTGGTTCATTTTGTTTACTAAGCGGCTTAATTATTTTGTGTGCAGTCTCCAAAACACTGCACGATCAAACTTCAGAGGCTATTCTTCTATTAG GAATTGGTTTCTTCATCTACACGATTGCTTTTGTTACCTGGAGAATAACTAGCGCCAGAAGAATCGCTCATGTAATCGAAGCTCTGAATAAAGGAAGCACACCTCTTCAAGTATGA